Proteins encoded together in one Mycobacterium sp. MS1601 window:
- a CDS encoding TetR/AcrR family transcriptional regulator has protein sequence MPHTASRGPGRPPAAKAAETRERILQAARQVFSELGYDAATFQAIAIRADLTRPAINHYFASKRVLYQELVEQTNSMVVTAGADRAQAAGSLVDRLVAFVEAAIRADDKDRSAAAFLVTAVLESQRHPELNQAKNDSLETSRQFVRWAVNESIKSGELRTDTDVPSLVEMLVAVLWGMGFYAGFVGDHDGLERITDQLKLLLRHQLWELQA, from the coding sequence GTGCCGCATACAGCAAGTAGGGGTCCGGGTCGTCCGCCGGCAGCGAAGGCTGCTGAAACCCGGGAGCGAATTCTGCAAGCGGCGCGGCAAGTGTTCAGCGAACTCGGTTATGACGCCGCCACCTTTCAGGCGATTGCCATCCGGGCCGACCTCACCAGGCCCGCGATCAATCATTACTTCGCCAGCAAGCGCGTGCTGTACCAGGAATTGGTGGAGCAGACCAACAGCATGGTCGTGACCGCCGGTGCCGACCGCGCGCAAGCGGCCGGCTCACTGGTGGACCGACTGGTGGCGTTCGTCGAAGCCGCCATCCGGGCCGACGACAAGGACCGCTCCGCGGCCGCCTTCCTGGTCACCGCGGTGTTGGAGTCACAGCGCCATCCCGAACTGAACCAGGCCAAGAACGACTCGCTGGAGACCTCGCGGCAGTTCGTGCGGTGGGCGGTCAACGAATCCATCAAGTCCGGGGAACTGCGCACCGACACCGATGTGCCGTCACTGGTGGAGATGCTGGTCGCGGTGCTGTGGGGCATGGGGTTCTACGCCGGATTCGTCGGTGATCACGACGGTTTGGAGCGCATCACCGATCAGCTGAAACTGCTTCTGCGACATCAGCTATGGGAGCTGCAAGCCTGA
- a CDS encoding SAM-dependent methyltransferase yields MSALRSDDDTWDIATSVGSTAVMVAAARAFETDQPDPLIRDPYARILVAGAGTGIWEGVLDSELTAKLADVDAEMAAMFTSMRHYQAVRTHFFDAFFADAAAAGIRQFVILASGLDSRAYRLDWPEGSRVFEIDQPLVLQYKAETLAQHGVAAAADRYEVAVDLRRDWPTALKAAGFDPAVPTAWLAEGLLMYLPAEAQDRLFENIGALSAAGSRIAAETMRTQTADRREEMRERFARVASKIGMPEMPDLADLTYDEPDRADLADWLNAHGWRATSVESQDEMKRLDRWVDVPLREDTDSFSKFVTAERA; encoded by the coding sequence ATGAGCGCATTGCGCAGTGACGATGACACCTGGGACATCGCGACCAGCGTGGGTAGCACCGCTGTCATGGTGGCCGCCGCCCGTGCCTTCGAGACCGACCAGCCGGACCCGCTGATCCGCGACCCGTATGCGCGCATCCTGGTGGCCGGTGCCGGCACCGGCATCTGGGAGGGCGTCCTGGACAGTGAACTGACTGCCAAGCTGGCCGATGTCGACGCCGAGATGGCGGCGATGTTCACCAGCATGCGGCACTACCAGGCTGTGCGGACGCACTTCTTCGACGCGTTTTTCGCCGACGCAGCGGCGGCCGGCATCCGCCAGTTCGTCATCCTGGCTTCGGGTCTGGACTCGCGCGCCTACCGCCTGGACTGGCCCGAAGGCAGTCGGGTCTTCGAGATCGACCAGCCGTTGGTGCTGCAGTACAAGGCCGAGACGCTGGCTCAGCACGGGGTCGCCGCGGCCGCCGACCGGTATGAGGTGGCGGTGGACCTGCGCCGGGACTGGCCGACCGCCTTGAAGGCAGCCGGCTTCGATCCTGCCGTTCCCACGGCCTGGCTGGCCGAGGGCCTGCTGATGTATCTGCCCGCCGAGGCGCAGGATCGGTTGTTCGAGAACATCGGTGCACTCAGCGCCGCGGGCAGCCGTATCGCCGCTGAGACCATGCGCACGCAGACCGCTGACCGTCGTGAAGAGATGCGCGAGCGGTTCGCCAGGGTGGCCAGCAAGATCGGGATGCCCGAGATGCCCGACCTTGCAGACCTCACCTACGACGAACCCGATCGCGCCGATCTGGCGGACTGGCTGAACGCACACGGGTGGCGCGCCACCTCCGTCGAATCGCAGGACGAGATGAAGCGGCTGGACCGCTGGGTCGACGTGCCGTTGCGCGAGGACACCGATTCCTTCTCCAAGTTCGTCACCGCCGAACGCGCCTGA
- a CDS encoding SDR family oxidoreductase: protein MPGVADRVVVVTGAGGGLGREYALTLAREGASVVVNDLGGARDGTGSGSAMADQVVDEIKAAGGRAVANYDSVAEPEGAENIIKTALDAFGKIDGVVSNAGILRDGTFHKMTYENWDSVLKVHLYGGYNVIRAAWPHFREQSFGRVVVATSTSGLFGNFGQANYGAAKLGLVGLINTLAQEGAKYNIKTNAVAPIAATRMTEDILPPEVLKNLTPEFVAPVVAYLCTEELPDTDSVFIVGGGKVQRTALFQNEGVTFSAPPSVDDIAAKWSEITDLSAAKAAAFNLR from the coding sequence ATGCCCGGAGTTGCAGATCGTGTTGTCGTCGTCACCGGTGCCGGTGGAGGTCTGGGGCGCGAGTACGCGCTGACGCTGGCCCGCGAAGGCGCCTCGGTGGTGGTCAATGACCTCGGCGGTGCGCGTGACGGCACCGGCTCCGGGTCGGCGATGGCCGACCAGGTGGTCGACGAGATCAAGGCGGCCGGTGGCCGCGCCGTGGCCAACTATGACTCCGTGGCCGAGCCCGAGGGCGCCGAGAACATCATCAAGACCGCCCTCGACGCGTTCGGAAAGATCGACGGTGTGGTGAGCAACGCGGGCATCCTGCGTGACGGCACCTTCCACAAGATGACTTACGAGAACTGGGATTCCGTTCTCAAGGTGCATCTGTACGGCGGTTACAACGTGATCCGCGCAGCCTGGCCGCACTTCCGTGAGCAGAGCTTCGGTCGCGTGGTCGTGGCCACCTCCACCAGCGGGCTGTTCGGCAACTTCGGCCAGGCCAATTACGGTGCCGCCAAACTGGGTTTGGTCGGGTTGATCAACACGCTGGCCCAAGAGGGCGCCAAGTACAACATCAAGACCAACGCCGTTGCACCCATTGCCGCCACCCGGATGACGGAGGACATCCTGCCGCCCGAGGTGCTCAAGAACCTCACCCCCGAGTTCGTCGCACCGGTGGTGGCCTACCTGTGCACCGAGGAACTGCCCGACACGGATTCGGTGTTCATCGTGGGCGGCGGAAAGGTGCAGCGCACCGCGCTGTTCCAGAACGAGGGCGTCACCTTCTCCGCGCCGCCGTCGGTCGACGACATCGCGGCCAAGTGGTCAGAGATCACCGATCTGTCGGCCGCCAAGGCCGCTGCCTTCAACCTCCGGTGA
- a CDS encoding NADPH:quinone oxidoreductase family protein — MKAVVVSELTGPSGMSFTDVPDAVGGPGNVVIDVRAAGVCFPDLLLARGEYQLKLPPPFTPGMEVAGVVRAAPAESDFVVGQRVSAFTMLGGYAEQVAVPAQKVVPTADGVDDAEAAALLGNYYTMYFALTRRGGLRVGETVLVLGSAGGVGTAAVQLAKALGARVIAMVHRPHAAEFVSSLGADVVLPLAQGWKDAVLEATGGRGVDLVVDPVGGEVFDDAIRVIATEGRLLVIGFAAGGIPTIKVNRLLLRNVGVLGVGWGEFVNKTPGAQAEVGAGIANLVAAGLRPPAPQRFPLSEAPTALQALADGGVLGKLVLEP; from the coding sequence GTGAAAGCCGTTGTAGTCAGCGAGCTCACCGGCCCATCGGGCATGTCCTTCACGGACGTGCCCGACGCCGTCGGTGGGCCCGGGAACGTGGTGATCGACGTCCGTGCCGCCGGCGTGTGCTTCCCGGATCTACTTCTCGCCCGAGGTGAGTACCAGCTCAAGCTGCCTCCACCGTTCACTCCAGGCATGGAAGTGGCCGGTGTGGTGCGCGCGGCCCCTGCGGAGTCTGATTTTGTTGTCGGGCAGCGAGTTTCAGCATTCACCATGTTGGGCGGCTACGCCGAGCAGGTGGCTGTGCCCGCACAGAAGGTAGTGCCCACCGCCGACGGCGTCGATGATGCCGAGGCCGCCGCCCTGCTGGGCAACTACTACACCATGTACTTTGCCCTGACCCGCCGAGGCGGACTGCGGGTGGGCGAGACGGTGCTGGTGCTCGGCTCGGCAGGCGGAGTGGGCACGGCCGCAGTGCAATTGGCCAAGGCGTTGGGCGCCAGGGTGATTGCGATGGTGCACCGCCCGCATGCCGCCGAGTTCGTGTCGTCGTTGGGGGCCGACGTGGTGCTGCCCCTCGCGCAGGGGTGGAAGGACGCCGTGCTCGAGGCGACCGGCGGCCGGGGTGTCGACCTGGTGGTGGACCCGGTGGGTGGCGAGGTCTTCGATGACGCCATCCGGGTGATCGCCACCGAGGGCAGGCTGCTGGTGATCGGTTTCGCCGCGGGCGGTATCCCGACGATCAAGGTGAACCGGCTGCTGCTGCGCAACGTCGGGGTGCTGGGCGTCGGGTGGGGCGAGTTCGTCAACAAGACGCCGGGCGCGCAGGCCGAAGTGGGCGCCGGGATCGCCAACCTGGTGGCCGCCGGTTTGCGTCCGCCCGCGCCGCAACGCTTCCCACTGTCCGAAGCGCCCACGGCGCTGCAGGCCTTGGCTGACGGGGGAGTGCTGGGCAAGCTCGTTCTGGAGCCCTGA
- a CDS encoding DUF456 domain-containing protein, translating to MGTSGIVLVALAIAVGLAGIIVPILPGGLLVFGAIAVWAWVEGTTAAWVTLGIVAALFVTAEVIKYVWPVKRMKQADVRTWSLVLGAVLGVIGFFVVPVLGLVLGFILGVFLAELGVRRDATRAWVSTVHALKGVALSVGVELVGALASTVVWIVAVMWA from the coding sequence GTGGGTACGTCAGGCATCGTCCTCGTCGCGTTGGCCATCGCCGTCGGCCTGGCCGGCATCATCGTGCCGATCCTGCCCGGCGGACTGCTGGTCTTCGGTGCCATCGCCGTCTGGGCGTGGGTCGAGGGCACCACGGCGGCCTGGGTGACACTCGGCATCGTCGCCGCGCTGTTCGTCACCGCCGAGGTGATCAAGTACGTCTGGCCCGTCAAACGCATGAAGCAGGCCGACGTCCGGACCTGGAGCCTGGTCCTGGGCGCGGTGCTGGGCGTCATCGGGTTCTTCGTGGTCCCCGTGCTGGGCCTGGTACTCGGGTTCATCCTGGGGGTGTTTCTCGCCGAGCTGGGCGTGCGCCGCGACGCCACCCGCGCCTGGGTGTCGACGGTGCACGCGCTCAAGGGGGTGGCGCTGTCGGTCGGCGTCGAACTCGTCGGCGCCCTGGCGTCCACCGTCGTGTGGATCGTTGCCGTGATGTGGGCGTGA
- a CDS encoding tyrosine-protein phosphatase, translated as MTLSGAWNFRDVTESTGIRPGLLFRSGELSALDDEGRKQLQALAIGDVADLRSAIEVGKHGPGLVPDGVQIHLLPFVETVVSDGEAPHEHAFARLMTEKPSDESTNAAAKRYMAEEYRGFAKAAGARRAVHRVITLLGDQRPVLAHCFAGKDRTGFTVGVVLQAAGVDRDAVMTDYLASNAAAGTLREQIVSRIRSRFDGEIPAEMAELTEARLSDDVLGVHEEYLDAALRTVDDEFGSLDGFLTASGVTAEHLDKLRAAIRA; from the coding sequence GTGACTCTCAGTGGTGCATGGAACTTCCGCGACGTCACCGAGTCCACCGGCATCCGTCCCGGTCTGCTGTTCCGCTCCGGTGAGCTCAGCGCGCTCGACGACGAGGGCCGGAAACAGTTGCAGGCGTTGGCCATCGGTGACGTGGCCGATCTACGGTCGGCGATCGAGGTGGGCAAGCACGGCCCCGGCCTGGTGCCCGACGGCGTGCAGATCCATCTGCTGCCGTTCGTCGAGACCGTGGTCAGCGACGGTGAGGCGCCGCACGAGCATGCGTTTGCGCGGCTGATGACCGAGAAGCCGTCCGACGAGTCCACCAACGCCGCCGCCAAGCGTTACATGGCCGAGGAGTACCGCGGTTTCGCCAAGGCGGCCGGCGCCCGCCGCGCGGTGCACCGGGTGATAACGCTGCTCGGCGATCAGCGGCCGGTGCTGGCGCACTGTTTCGCAGGCAAGGACCGCACCGGGTTCACCGTCGGGGTGGTGTTGCAGGCCGCGGGCGTCGACCGCGATGCGGTGATGACCGATTACCTGGCCAGTAACGCCGCCGCCGGCACGCTGCGGGAGCAGATCGTCAGCCGGATCCGCAGCCGCTTCGACGGCGAGATCCCGGCCGAGATGGCGGAGTTGACCGAGGCGCGGCTCTCCGATGACGTCCTCGGGGTGCACGAGGAGTATCTCGACGCCGCGCTGAGGACCGTCGACGACGAGTTCGGTTCACTGGACGGGTTCCTGACGGCCTCCGGCGTGACGGCCGAACACCTCGACAAGCTGAGAGCTGCGATTCGGGCGTGA
- a CDS encoding acyl-CoA dehydrogenase family protein has product MSAKAQDYHRRLTAFMTEHVIPAEASYDAYRQEAGPKDFTVPPVVEELKKLAREQGLWNLFLPSVSGLTNLEYAPLAELSGWSMEIGPEAINCAAPDTGNMETLHLFATPEQSKQWLEPLLAGEIRSGFSMTEPAVASSDARNIQTSIVRDGDDYVINGRKWWTSGANDPRCKILIVMGRTNPDAPSHQQQSMILVPIDTPGVQILRSTSVFGWQDQHGHAEIIYDNVRVPASNLLGEEGSGFAIAQARLGPGRIHHCMRAIGVAERALALMVDRANTRIAFGKPLADQGVVQQQIAFSRNEIDQARLLCEKAAWTIDKHGNKEARTQVAQIKAVAPQMACNVLDRAIQVHGAAGVSDDTVLARLYGWHRAMRLFDGPDEVHLRAIARAELGREKGALATAVTK; this is encoded by the coding sequence ATGTCGGCCAAGGCGCAGGACTACCACCGGCGACTCACCGCATTCATGACCGAACACGTGATCCCGGCCGAGGCGTCCTATGACGCCTACCGCCAGGAAGCCGGGCCCAAGGACTTCACCGTCCCGCCGGTGGTCGAGGAGCTCAAGAAGCTCGCCCGTGAGCAGGGGCTGTGGAATCTGTTCCTGCCGTCGGTCTCGGGACTGACCAACCTGGAGTACGCGCCGCTGGCCGAACTGTCCGGCTGGAGCATGGAGATCGGCCCCGAAGCGATCAACTGCGCGGCACCGGACACCGGCAACATGGAAACGCTGCACTTGTTCGCTACTCCCGAGCAGAGCAAGCAGTGGCTGGAGCCGTTGTTGGCCGGCGAGATCCGCAGCGGGTTCTCCATGACCGAACCGGCGGTGGCCTCCAGCGACGCGCGCAATATCCAGACCTCGATCGTCCGCGACGGCGACGATTACGTCATCAACGGGCGCAAGTGGTGGACCTCGGGCGCCAACGATCCGCGCTGCAAGATCCTGATCGTCATGGGCCGCACCAACCCCGATGCGCCCAGTCACCAACAGCAGTCGATGATCCTGGTACCCATCGATACGCCAGGTGTCCAGATCCTGCGCTCCACAAGCGTTTTCGGCTGGCAAGATCAGCATGGACACGCCGAGATCATCTACGACAACGTGCGGGTGCCGGCCTCGAACCTGTTGGGTGAGGAAGGTTCCGGCTTCGCCATCGCCCAGGCGCGGCTGGGGCCGGGCCGCATCCACCACTGCATGCGGGCCATCGGGGTGGCCGAGCGGGCGCTGGCCTTGATGGTGGACCGGGCCAACACCCGCATCGCGTTCGGCAAACCGCTGGCCGATCAGGGTGTGGTACAGCAGCAGATCGCGTTCTCCCGCAACGAGATCGACCAGGCGCGCCTGCTGTGCGAGAAGGCTGCGTGGACCATCGACAAGCACGGCAACAAGGAAGCCCGCACTCAGGTCGCCCAGATCAAGGCCGTCGCACCGCAGATGGCGTGCAATGTGCTCGATCGCGCCATCCAGGTGCACGGGGCTGCCGGGGTCAGCGACGACACCGTGCTGGCCAGGCTGTACGGCTGGCATCGTGCCATGCGACTGTTCGACGGCCCCGACGAGGTACACCTGCGGGCAATTGCCCGGGCCGAACTGGGCCGGGAGAAGGGCGCGCTGGCGACGGCGGTGACCAAGTGA
- a CDS encoding response regulator, which produces MAAAKVRVVVGDDHPLFRDGLVRALNSSDAIEVVAEAPDGPAALAAINEHGPDVALLDHQMPGLNGAEVAAAVVRDGLATRVLLVSAHDDPAIVYHALQQGAAGYLPKESTRAEIVAAVLDCAKGRDIVAPRLASGLAVEIRRRAEPAGPALSAREREVLGLIAAGRSIPAIAEQLFLAPSTVKTHVQRLYEKLGVGDRAAAVAEAMRRGLLE; this is translated from the coding sequence ATGGCGGCGGCGAAGGTCCGGGTGGTGGTGGGTGATGACCACCCCCTGTTCCGCGACGGTCTGGTCCGTGCGCTGAACAGCAGCGATGCCATCGAGGTGGTGGCCGAGGCACCTGACGGCCCGGCCGCCCTGGCCGCGATCAACGAGCACGGCCCCGATGTGGCGCTGCTGGATCACCAGATGCCGGGACTCAACGGGGCCGAGGTGGCGGCTGCGGTGGTCCGCGATGGTTTGGCCACCCGGGTGCTGCTGGTGTCGGCGCACGACGACCCGGCGATCGTCTATCACGCGCTGCAGCAGGGTGCGGCCGGCTATCTGCCGAAGGAGTCGACGCGCGCCGAGATCGTCGCGGCGGTGCTGGACTGCGCCAAGGGTCGCGACATCGTGGCTCCGCGGCTGGCGTCGGGCCTGGCGGTGGAGATCCGGCGTCGTGCCGAACCGGCCGGACCCGCCCTGAGCGCACGTGAACGCGAGGTGCTGGGCCTCATCGCCGCGGGCCGTAGCATTCCGGCGATCGCCGAGCAGCTGTTCCTGGCGCCGTCGACGGTCAAGACCCACGTGCAACGGCTCTACGAGAAACTCGGTGTCGGAGACCGTGCCGCCGCGGTGGCCGAGGCGATGCGCCGCGGGCTGCTGGAGTAG
- a CDS encoding ATP-binding protein, whose amino-acid sequence MVLRPPDLLSTDPVRVAAVLRLPLIVLIALLVYVQDVEHWLPVAYAAVLVLYTVAATAWLARVLTRPVPSWAGWVSTGMDVLAVLALCLVSGGATTWLLPVFFMVPISVAFLDRPWLTAGLGVGSAVGYLVAWIVYSVRDDQVGLTDVVYVQFGCLLWLAAATTALCVVLSRRAARVRRLMDVRRRLVAESMLADERQSRALAEQLHDGPLQNLLAVKLDLEDLREQHSDEVLDRIESALRDTVTQLRSTVGTLHPTVLAQVGLTAALRELAGSHEQRTGVAVDVDLDEVGKPPAQDLLYRAARELLANAHKHSGATRLTVQLRGGTMLMLRVTDNGKGFDPAVLADSVAAGHIGLASLVVAVESTGGTLEMGAVPGGGATTTITVPAS is encoded by the coding sequence GTGGTGTTACGCCCGCCCGATCTGCTGTCCACCGATCCGGTGCGGGTGGCCGCGGTGCTGCGGCTGCCGCTCATCGTGCTGATCGCGCTGCTGGTCTATGTCCAGGACGTCGAACACTGGCTGCCGGTCGCCTACGCCGCGGTGCTGGTGCTCTACACCGTGGCGGCGACGGCCTGGCTGGCTCGGGTGCTGACCCGGCCGGTCCCGAGCTGGGCCGGTTGGGTGTCCACCGGCATGGATGTGCTGGCGGTTTTGGCGTTGTGCCTGGTGTCCGGCGGAGCGACGACATGGCTGCTGCCGGTGTTCTTCATGGTGCCGATCTCGGTGGCGTTCCTCGACCGACCGTGGTTGACCGCAGGCCTCGGTGTCGGGAGCGCGGTCGGCTACCTGGTGGCCTGGATCGTGTACTCGGTGCGCGACGACCAGGTGGGCCTGACGGACGTGGTTTACGTCCAGTTCGGATGCCTGCTGTGGCTGGCGGCGGCAACGACGGCGTTGTGCGTGGTGCTCAGCCGCCGCGCGGCTCGGGTGCGCCGCCTCATGGATGTGCGCCGACGGCTGGTGGCCGAGTCGATGCTCGCCGACGAACGGCAGAGCCGCGCGTTGGCCGAGCAACTGCACGACGGGCCGTTGCAGAATCTGCTCGCGGTGAAGCTGGACCTCGAGGATCTGCGGGAACAACACTCCGACGAGGTGCTCGACCGCATCGAATCGGCTTTGCGTGACACCGTGACCCAGCTGCGCAGTACGGTCGGCACCCTGCACCCCACGGTGTTGGCACAGGTGGGCCTCACCGCGGCGCTGCGCGAACTGGCGGGCAGCCATGAACAGCGCACCGGGGTGGCCGTCGACGTCGACCTCGACGAGGTGGGCAAGCCGCCGGCCCAGGATCTGCTCTATCGGGCGGCGCGCGAGCTACTGGCCAATGCGCACAAACACTCCGGGGCAACCCGGCTGACGGTGCAGCTGCGTGGCGGGACCATGCTGATGCTGCGAGTGACCGACAACGGCAAGGGATTCGACCCCGCTGTGCTGGCTGATTCGGTGGCGGCAGGTCACATCGGGCTGGCGTCGTTGGTGGTGGCCGTGGAATCGACCGGCGGGACGCTGGAGATGGGTGCGGTACCCGGTGGCGGTGCCACCACCACCATCACCGTTCCCGCGAGCTAG
- a CDS encoding EamA family transporter, with protein MPLFFIVGALSQYLGAAVGVFLFDTTEPATVAWLRAAAASVVLMLWRRPWRTRWTRRTALTTAGFGLVTLGMNVAFYEAIARIPLGTAVAIEFAGPVAVAALGSRRIRDLLAVALVAVGVVLLAGVQGGADLAGVGFAAIAAALWAGYILFGKKVADTGDGLDSLALGMAVAATVAAPAMVALQWQSDASVFTDARVWLLGAGVGVLSSVIPYALDQRVLTTIGRTRFALLLALLPATAAVVGAVVLAQRPSVAEVAGISLVMAALVLSSSRER; from the coding sequence GTGCCGCTGTTCTTCATCGTCGGCGCGCTGTCGCAGTACCTGGGTGCGGCCGTGGGCGTGTTCCTGTTCGACACCACCGAACCGGCCACGGTGGCCTGGCTACGTGCCGCGGCCGCGTCAGTGGTTCTGATGCTCTGGCGCCGCCCCTGGCGCACCCGCTGGACACGACGGACGGCGCTCACCACGGCGGGTTTCGGGTTGGTGACGCTGGGGATGAACGTGGCGTTCTACGAGGCGATCGCCCGGATCCCGCTGGGCACCGCTGTCGCGATCGAGTTCGCCGGACCGGTTGCGGTGGCGGCCTTGGGTTCTCGGCGCATCCGGGATCTGCTCGCGGTGGCTCTGGTGGCAGTGGGAGTGGTGCTGCTGGCCGGCGTGCAGGGCGGCGCCGACCTGGCGGGTGTGGGTTTCGCAGCCATCGCGGCGGCGCTGTGGGCCGGCTACATCCTGTTCGGCAAGAAGGTCGCCGACACCGGGGACGGACTGGATTCACTGGCACTGGGAATGGCCGTCGCGGCAACGGTGGCGGCGCCGGCGATGGTGGCACTGCAGTGGCAGTCCGACGCCTCGGTGTTCACCGATGCCCGGGTATGGCTGCTGGGCGCCGGGGTGGGCGTGCTGTCCAGCGTCATCCCGTACGCACTGGACCAGCGAGTGCTGACCACCATCGGCCGGACCCGCTTCGCACTGCTGCTGGCGCTGCTGCCCGCCACCGCGGCAGTGGTGGGTGCGGTGGTGCTGGCCCAACGACCGAGCGTGGCCGAAGTCGCCGGTATCAGCCTGGTGATGGCCGCACTTGTCTTGTCTAGCTCGCGGGAACGGTGA
- a CDS encoding 2-hydroxymuconate tautomerase, translating to MPMVTVDWMAGRTPEQKREVAARITAAIAEAGGASADHVWVVFNDVAPDDWAIGGRMVSDR from the coding sequence ATGCCCATGGTCACGGTCGACTGGATGGCCGGACGCACACCCGAGCAGAAGCGCGAAGTGGCCGCCCGCATCACCGCCGCCATCGCCGAGGCGGGTGGCGCGTCCGCCGACCACGTGTGGGTGGTGTTCAACGATGTGGCGCCCGACGACTGGGCAATCGGCGGCCGAATGGTCTCGGATCGCTGA
- a CDS encoding acyl-CoA dehydrogenase family protein, protein MPVDRLLPTDEAHELIALTRDIADKVLDPQVDRHEKDETYPDGVFAQLGAAGLLSLPQPEEWGGGGQPFEVYLQVLEEIAARWAAVAVAVSVHSLSSHPLLTFGTDQQKQRWLPGMLSGNQIGAYSLSEPQAGSDAAALTCAARKDGDGYVLNGAKSWITHGGRADFYTLFARTGEGSKGISCFLVPADLPGLGFGKPEEKMGLHAVPTTSAFYDNARIDADRLIGSEGQGLSIAFSALDSGRLGIAAVAVGLAQAALDEATRYANERTTFGRKIIDHQGLGFLLADMAAATVSARATYLDAARRRDLGLPYGQQASVAKLVATDAAMKVTTDAVQVFGGAGYTRDYRVERFMREAKITQIFEGTNQIQRLVIARGLTG, encoded by the coding sequence GTGCCGGTCGACCGTCTGCTCCCCACCGATGAAGCGCATGAACTGATCGCCCTGACCCGCGATATCGCAGACAAAGTGCTCGACCCACAGGTCGACCGACACGAGAAGGACGAGACCTACCCCGACGGCGTGTTCGCCCAACTCGGCGCGGCAGGGCTGCTGAGCCTGCCGCAGCCCGAGGAGTGGGGTGGCGGCGGCCAGCCGTTCGAGGTGTATCTCCAGGTGCTCGAAGAGATCGCCGCACGGTGGGCAGCTGTCGCCGTCGCAGTCAGCGTGCACAGTCTGTCGTCGCATCCACTGCTGACGTTCGGGACCGATCAGCAGAAGCAGCGCTGGCTGCCCGGCATGCTCTCCGGAAACCAGATCGGCGCGTACAGCCTGTCCGAACCCCAGGCCGGTTCCGATGCCGCCGCACTGACATGCGCTGCGCGCAAGGACGGCGACGGCTACGTCCTCAACGGCGCGAAGTCCTGGATCACCCACGGCGGACGAGCGGACTTCTACACGTTGTTCGCCCGCACCGGCGAAGGGTCCAAGGGGATTTCGTGTTTCCTGGTGCCCGCCGATCTGCCGGGGCTCGGTTTCGGCAAGCCCGAGGAGAAGATGGGCCTGCACGCCGTGCCCACCACCTCGGCGTTCTACGACAATGCGCGCATCGACGCCGACCGGCTGATCGGCAGCGAGGGCCAAGGTCTGTCGATTGCGTTCTCCGCCTTGGATTCTGGGCGACTCGGCATCGCGGCGGTAGCCGTCGGACTGGCCCAGGCCGCGTTGGACGAGGCCACTCGCTACGCCAACGAGCGAACCACGTTCGGCCGCAAGATCATCGACCACCAAGGGCTCGGGTTCCTACTCGCCGACATGGCCGCCGCAACCGTCAGCGCGCGAGCCACCTACCTGGACGCCGCCCGCCGCCGTGATCTCGGGCTGCCCTACGGACAACAGGCCAGCGTCGCGAAGCTGGTGGCGACCGACGCCGCCATGAAGGTGACGACGGACGCCGTGCAGGTGTTCGGCGGAGCCGGCTACACCCGCGACTACCGGGTGGAGCGGTTCATGCGCGAAGCCAAGATCACCCAGATCTTCGAGGGCACCAACCAGATTCAGCGGCTGGTGATCGCGCGGGGGCTCACGGGCTGA
- a CDS encoding TetR/AcrR family transcriptional regulator: MESGAFATRRRTALFDELLALFLAEGFSHLTLDELASRLRCSKSTLYTLAASKDELVRRVTVHFFKRATIAVEEKVANTRSERVTAYLTAVGDELAVASDVFMADLNADTGARAVYEANTRSAAARVRQLIEEGVADGTYRDVHASFAGDLIATMMVRIQQRGVRTSTGLSDAEAYAELATLLTYGLLT; this comes from the coding sequence ATGGAATCCGGTGCTTTCGCGACACGTCGGCGGACGGCGCTGTTCGATGAACTACTGGCGCTGTTCCTGGCAGAGGGATTCAGCCACCTCACCCTCGACGAGCTCGCGTCGAGGCTGCGCTGTTCCAAGTCCACGCTGTACACCCTGGCCGCGAGCAAGGATGAGCTCGTCCGGCGGGTGACCGTGCACTTCTTCAAACGCGCCACCATCGCCGTGGAAGAGAAGGTGGCCAACACCCGTAGTGAGCGGGTGACCGCGTACCTCACCGCCGTGGGCGACGAGCTGGCCGTCGCCTCGGACGTCTTCATGGCGGACCTGAACGCCGACACCGGTGCCCGCGCGGTCTACGAGGCCAACACGCGGTCAGCCGCCGCCCGCGTTCGTCAACTCATCGAAGAAGGCGTCGCCGACGGTACCTACCGCGACGTCCACGCCTCCTTCGCCGGCGACCTGATCGCGACGATGATGGTGCGTATCCAGCAACGCGGTGTCCGCACCTCGACGGGGCTCAGCGATGCCGAGGCCTACGCCGAACTCGCGACCCTGCTGACCTACGGGTTGCTCACTTAG